From Phreatobacter oligotrophus, a single genomic window includes:
- a CDS encoding Gfo/Idh/MocA family protein has protein sequence MTQQKVAPGPVSLGIVGAGIMGERLLGAALAHAADVVRIAGIWDPSEAAMARIAAAHPGVPRLGGPEAVAAASDCLYVASPPSSHLAHARTALALGKAVFCEKPLAVDLTDARAFVAEAGGRGAVNFPFASSFAVATLQRWIAEGAIGTPQRIAIEVSFATWPRSWQRDAASWLDGPAEGGFTREVVSHFLFLSRRLGGPLTGLKATAEFPEAGKSERKIAGTLVAGSLPVTLAGSVGTTAKDDHNTWTIEGTAGAVRLRDWSFAERRTPEGAWQPDPEALPNEKIRPLVLRRQLEGVAALVRGEAFHLATLPEALEVQETVEAILKG, from the coding sequence GTGACACAGCAGAAGGTTGCGCCGGGCCCGGTTTCGCTGGGCATCGTCGGCGCGGGGATCATGGGCGAGCGTCTTCTTGGCGCCGCCCTCGCCCATGCGGCGGATGTCGTTCGTATCGCCGGCATCTGGGACCCCTCGGAGGCGGCGATGGCGCGCATCGCGGCCGCCCATCCGGGCGTACCGCGGCTTGGCGGTCCCGAGGCGGTGGCGGCGGCGAGCGACTGCCTCTACGTCGCCTCGCCCCCCTCCTCCCACCTTGCCCATGCCCGCACGGCGCTGGCGCTCGGCAAGGCGGTGTTCTGCGAGAAGCCGCTGGCGGTGGACCTGACGGATGCCCGCGCCTTCGTGGCGGAGGCCGGCGGACGCGGGGCGGTGAACTTCCCCTTCGCCTCCTCCTTCGCCGTGGCAACCCTGCAGCGCTGGATCGCCGAAGGCGCGATCGGCACGCCGCAGCGCATCGCCATTGAGGTGTCCTTCGCGACCTGGCCGCGCTCCTGGCAGCGCGATGCCGCCTCCTGGCTCGACGGGCCGGCCGAGGGCGGCTTCACCCGCGAGGTGGTGTCGCATTTCCTCTTCCTGTCGCGCCGGCTCGGCGGGCCGCTGACCGGCCTCAAGGCGACGGCGGAGTTCCCGGAGGCCGGCAAGTCCGAACGCAAGATCGCCGGCACGCTCGTCGCCGGCAGCCTGCCGGTGACGCTGGCGGGGAGCGTCGGGACCACCGCCAAGGACGACCACAACACCTGGACCATCGAGGGCACGGCCGGCGCGGTGCGCCTGCGCGACTGGTCCTTCGCCGAGCGGCGGACGCCCGAGGGCGCCTGGCAGCCCGACCCGGAGGCGCTGCCCAACGAGAAGATCCGACCGCTGGTGCTGCGCCGGCAGCTCGAGGGCGTCGCGGCGCTGGTGCGCGGCGAGGCGTTCCATCTCGCGACGCTCCCGGAAGCGCTCGAGGTACAAGAGACGGTCGAGGCGATCCTGAAGGGGTGA
- a CDS encoding GMC family oxidoreductase, translating into MARTIEGEWDYIVCGAGTAGCLMANRLSADRRNRVMLLEAGTKDDWIWFHIPVGYLFAINNPRADWMFRTEAEPGLNGRSLIYPRGKVIGGSSAINAMITMRGQSADYDHWRQLGLTGWGWDDVKPLFVGLEDHFLGQSEHHGTGGNWRVEAPRVRWDLLDKVREAAVQMGVRPLDDFNTGDNEGAAYFHVNQKKGLRWSAARGFIKPIIDQRDNLDLLSGVLVEKVIVEEGRAKAVQIRQGGESVILRCRGEVVLTAGSIGSTQILELSGIGHGDVLSCHGIPVVKEKPGVGGNLQDHLQIRAIYKVQGIKTLNETYHNLVKRGLMGLEYLVRRTGPLTMAPSQLGIFTRSDPSQERANIQFHVQPLSLDKFGDPLHRFPAVTVAPCNLRPTSRGSVHIRSADPTDKPIIAPNYLATDEDRKVAADSLRVTRRLMSQPALAPYRPEEFLPGPVIGDDAESLARAAGDIGTTIFHPVGTAKMGLASDPMAVVDERLRVIGVEGLRVADASVMPTITSGNTNTPTLMIAEKGAKMILEDGKR; encoded by the coding sequence ATGGCCCGCACCATCGAGGGTGAGTGGGACTACATTGTCTGCGGGGCCGGTACGGCAGGCTGCCTCATGGCGAACCGCCTCTCCGCCGACCGCCGCAACCGCGTCATGCTGCTGGAGGCCGGCACCAAGGATGACTGGATCTGGTTCCACATCCCCGTCGGCTATCTCTTCGCCATCAACAATCCGCGCGCCGACTGGATGTTCAGGACCGAGGCCGAGCCCGGTCTCAACGGCCGCTCGCTCATCTATCCCCGCGGCAAGGTGATCGGCGGCTCCTCCGCCATCAATGCCATGATCACCATGCGCGGCCAGAGCGCCGACTATGACCACTGGCGCCAGCTCGGCCTCACCGGCTGGGGCTGGGACGACGTGAAGCCGCTCTTTGTCGGCCTGGAGGACCATTTCCTGGGGCAGAGCGAGCACCACGGCACCGGCGGCAACTGGCGCGTCGAGGCGCCACGGGTGCGCTGGGACCTGCTCGACAAGGTGCGCGAGGCGGCGGTCCAGATGGGCGTGCGCCCGCTCGACGACTTCAACACCGGCGACAACGAGGGCGCCGCCTATTTCCACGTCAACCAGAAGAAGGGCCTGCGCTGGTCGGCGGCGCGCGGCTTCATCAAGCCCATCATCGACCAGCGCGACAATCTCGACCTGCTCTCGGGCGTCCTCGTCGAGAAGGTGATCGTCGAGGAGGGCCGCGCCAAGGCCGTGCAGATCCGCCAGGGCGGCGAGAGCGTCATCCTGCGCTGCCGTGGCGAGGTGGTGCTGACCGCCGGCTCCATCGGCTCGACGCAGATCCTCGAGCTCTCCGGCATCGGCCATGGCGACGTGCTGTCGTGCCACGGCATCCCGGTGGTGAAGGAGAAGCCCGGCGTCGGCGGCAACCTGCAGGACCACCTGCAGATCCGCGCCATCTACAAGGTCCAGGGCATCAAGACGCTGAACGAGACCTACCACAACCTCGTCAAGCGCGGCCTGATGGGCCTCGAATATCTGGTGCGACGCACCGGCCCCCTGACCATGGCGCCGAGCCAGCTCGGCATCTTCACCCGCTCCGACCCCTCCCAGGAGCGGGCCAACATCCAGTTCCACGTCCAGCCCTTGTCGCTCGACAAGTTCGGCGACCCGCTGCACCGCTTCCCCGCCGTGACGGTGGCGCCGTGCAACCTGCGCCCCACCTCGCGCGGCTCGGTGCATATCCGTTCAGCCGACCCGACCGACAAGCCGATCATCGCGCCGAATTATCTCGCGACCGACGAGGACCGGAAGGTGGCGGCGGATTCGCTGCGGGTGACGCGGCGTCTGATGAGCCAGCCGGCGCTCGCCCCCTACCGCCCCGAGGAATTCCTGCCCGGCCCGGTCATCGGCGACGATGCGGAGAGCCTCGCCAGGGCCGCCGGCGATATCGGCACGACCATCTTCCATCCCGTGGGGACGGCGAAGATGGGCCTTGCCTCCGATCCGATGGCCGTGGTGGACGAGCGCCTGCGCGTGATCGGCGTGGAGGGGCTGCGCGTGGCCGATGCCTCGGTCATGCCGACCATCACCTCCGGCAACACCAACACGCCGACGCTGATGATCGCCGAGAAGGGCGCCAAGATGATTCTGGAGGACGGGAAGAGGTAG
- a CDS encoding c-type cytochrome yields MLSFPRFRRLSTSVAMALAAAALALAAPAAAQEMRGHGGPVRALAVAPDGRLALSGSFDSSAILWDIEQGLAVTVLRGHDSSVNAVAALPDGRFATAGEDGRILLWRIGRAEPEARPVTHEAPVAALALSPDGQRLASASWDGTVRLAPLSGGAARVATTQRGPLNAVGFAPDGRSIVTGGHDGALRFVPLDGGTDRVVELGLPVNALAVAADGEIAAGLADGRVVVLSGTGQQRGEIRAAETPIVAVGLSPDGKRIAAAGIRGSVAIIDRATLAVERVLVGPGLPVWSLAFRPGTEELLTGGGDRLVRRWLASTGEHIGAVIMAKPSEALARLADHPGAEVFRACAACHTLDPDGGNRAGPTLHGVIGRRIGTAPGYDYSPALRGMDIVWTKETIARLFEIGPMAYTPGTKMPEQRVTDPEDLKDLVDFIAKATGAE; encoded by the coding sequence ATGCTGTCGTTCCCCCGCTTCCGTCGCCTCTCCACGTCCGTCGCCATGGCCCTTGCGGCCGCCGCTCTCGCTCTTGCCGCTCCCGCCGCAGCGCAGGAGATGCGCGGCCATGGCGGGCCGGTGCGGGCGCTCGCCGTCGCGCCCGACGGGCGCCTCGCCCTCTCCGGCTCCTTCGATTCCTCGGCCATCCTGTGGGACATCGAGCAGGGCCTCGCGGTCACCGTGCTGCGCGGCCATGACAGCTCGGTCAACGCCGTGGCCGCGCTTCCCGACGGCCGCTTCGCCACCGCCGGCGAGGATGGGCGCATATTGCTCTGGCGCATCGGCCGGGCGGAGCCGGAGGCGCGGCCTGTCACCCACGAGGCGCCTGTCGCCGCGCTCGCGCTCTCGCCCGATGGTCAACGTCTGGCCTCGGCGTCCTGGGACGGCACGGTCCGCCTTGCCCCGCTCAGCGGCGGCGCGGCGCGGGTCGCGACCACCCAGCGCGGGCCGCTCAACGCCGTCGGCTTTGCGCCGGATGGTCGCAGCATCGTCACTGGCGGCCATGATGGCGCGCTGCGCTTCGTTCCCCTCGATGGCGGCACGGATCGCGTCGTGGAGCTCGGCCTGCCGGTTAATGCGCTGGCGGTCGCGGCGGATGGCGAGATCGCCGCCGGCCTGGCCGACGGCCGCGTCGTGGTCCTGTCGGGGACGGGTCAGCAGCGCGGCGAGATCCGCGCCGCCGAGACGCCGATCGTCGCGGTGGGGCTGTCGCCGGACGGCAAACGCATCGCCGCAGCCGGCATCCGCGGCTCCGTTGCCATCATCGACCGCGCGACCCTCGCCGTCGAGCGGGTGCTGGTGGGGCCGGGCCTGCCGGTCTGGTCGCTGGCCTTCCGGCCGGGGACGGAGGAACTGCTCACCGGCGGCGGCGACCGCCTCGTGCGCCGCTGGCTAGCCTCGACCGGCGAGCATATCGGCGCGGTCATCATGGCGAAGCCGTCCGAGGCACTGGCGCGGCTGGCCGACCATCCGGGGGCGGAGGTGTTCCGCGCCTGCGCCGCCTGCCACACGCTCGATCCGGACGGCGGCAACCGCGCCGGGCCGACCCTGCACGGCGTCATCGGCCGCCGCATCGGCACGGCGCCCGGCTACGACTATTCGCCGGCGCTGCGGGGCATGGACATCGTCTGGACCAAGGAGACCATCGCCCGTCTCTTCGAGATCGGGCCGATGGCCTATACGCCCGGCACCAAGATGCCGGAACAGCGGGTGACCGACCCGGAGGACCTGAAGGACCTCGTCGACTTCATCGCCAAGGCGACCGGGGCGGAGTGA
- a CDS encoding 4Fe-4S binding protein: MTAATTFLCSCEETMPLHGETVAKACRTKVRTADQLCRKELDFFKAVLAQESDVLVACTQEAPLFTETAEDMGFAGRLAFANVREQAGWSGGAREAGPKTAALLAAASEEMPPIQAVTLESKGVALVYGRDEVAIEAARRLSETLDVTVLLTRPEAVTPPSTTDFPVVKGTISVARGHLGAFELVVDDYALPSPASRRAYVWQAPRNGASSTSDIVIDLSGGIPLFPAAELRPGYLRADPRDPAAVERLIGEASGLVGTFDKPRFVQFEASLCAHSRSKITGCTRCLDLCPTGAITPDGDHVAIDPAICAGCGQCAAACPTGAASYALPPVDALMRRMRALVTTYQAAGGTGAVILLHDGDHGLPLIDMLARYGDGLPAHVLPLQVNEVTQVGPEMLAGAFAYGVAGIAVLTRAKPKHDLLGLQRTLATTRTILSALGYGADVLRLVETDDPDALGSFLAVPFAGTPTAKPASFLPMGAKRGLLELSFQELHAAAPAPVDVIPLEKGAPFGKAQVNVEACTLCLSCVSACPTGALSDNPDKPMLRFSESLCVQCGLCEQTCPEDAIDLVAQLDFVAWREPKRLVKEEEPFHCTQCNKAFGTRSTIERIAAKLEGHWMFSGANAARREALFMCEDCRVERVVNESFDPYGAPERPRVRTTEDYLAEVKAGNDGLN, from the coding sequence ATGACGGCAGCCACCACGTTCCTCTGCTCCTGCGAGGAGACCATGCCGCTGCATGGCGAGACGGTGGCCAAGGCCTGCCGCACCAAGGTGCGCACGGCCGACCAGCTCTGCCGCAAGGAACTCGATTTCTTCAAGGCCGTGCTGGCGCAGGAGAGCGACGTGCTCGTCGCCTGCACCCAGGAGGCGCCGCTCTTCACCGAAACCGCCGAGGACATGGGCTTTGCCGGCCGGCTGGCCTTCGCCAATGTGCGCGAGCAGGCGGGCTGGTCGGGTGGCGCGCGCGAGGCCGGTCCGAAGACCGCGGCGCTCCTCGCCGCGGCCTCCGAGGAGATGCCGCCGATCCAGGCGGTGACGCTGGAATCGAAGGGCGTCGCCCTCGTCTATGGCCGCGACGAGGTCGCCATCGAGGCCGCCCGCCGCCTCTCCGAAACCCTCGACGTCACCGTGCTGCTGACGCGGCCCGAGGCGGTGACTCCGCCCTCCACCACCGATTTTCCCGTGGTGAAGGGCACGATCTCCGTCGCCCGCGGCCATCTCGGTGCCTTCGAACTGGTGGTCGACGACTATGCGCTGCCGTCGCCCGCCTCGCGCCGCGCCTATGTCTGGCAGGCGCCGCGCAACGGCGCCTCCTCCACCTCCGACATCGTCATCGACCTCTCCGGCGGGATACCGCTCTTCCCTGCCGCCGAACTGCGCCCCGGCTACCTGCGCGCCGACCCGCGCGATCCCGCCGCGGTCGAGCGGCTGATCGGCGAGGCCTCCGGGCTCGTCGGCACCTTCGACAAGCCGCGCTTCGTCCAGTTCGAGGCCTCGCTCTGCGCCCATTCCCGCTCGAAGATCACCGGCTGCACCCGCTGCCTCGACCTCTGCCCGACCGGCGCCATCACCCCGGATGGCGACCATGTCGCTATCGATCCGGCCATCTGCGCCGGCTGCGGTCAGTGCGCCGCCGCCTGCCCGACGGGGGCTGCCTCCTACGCCCTGCCGCCCGTTGATGCGCTGATGCGTCGCATGCGCGCCCTCGTCACCACCTACCAGGCGGCGGGCGGCACCGGCGCCGTCATCCTGCTGCATGACGGGGACCACGGCCTGCCGCTCATCGACATGCTCGCCCGCTACGGTGACGGACTGCCGGCCCATGTCCTGCCTTTGCAGGTCAACGAGGTGACGCAGGTGGGTCCCGAAATGCTCGCCGGCGCCTTCGCCTATGGCGTCGCCGGCATCGCCGTGCTGACCCGCGCCAAGCCGAAGCATGACCTGCTCGGCCTGCAGCGCACCCTCGCCACCACCCGCACCATCCTCTCGGCCCTCGGCTATGGCGCCGACGTACTGCGCCTGGTCGAGACCGACGATCCCGACGCGCTCGGCTCTTTCCTCGCCGTGCCCTTCGCCGGCACGCCGACGGCCAAGCCCGCGAGCTTCCTCCCCATGGGCGCCAAGCGCGGCCTGCTCGAACTCTCCTTCCAGGAGCTCCATGCCGCCGCCCCCGCGCCGGTCGACGTCATCCCGCTGGAGAAGGGCGCCCCCTTCGGCAAGGCGCAGGTCAATGTCGAGGCCTGCACGCTGTGCCTGTCCTGCGTCTCTGCCTGCCCGACCGGTGCGCTGTCGGACAATCCCGACAAGCCGATGCTGCGCTTCTCCGAGAGCCTCTGCGTCCAGTGCGGCCTGTGCGAGCAGACCTGCCCCGAGGACGCCATCGACCTCGTCGCCCAGCTCGATTTCGTCGCCTGGCGCGAGCCCAAGCGGCTGGTGAAGGAGGAGGAGCCCTTCCACTGCACCCAGTGCAACAAGGCCTTCGGCACCCGCTCCACCATCGAGCGCATCGCCGCCAAGCTCGAGGGGCACTGGATGTTCTCCGGCGCCAATGCCGCGCGCCGCGAGGCGCTGTTCATGTGCGAGGACTGCCGCGTCGAGCGCGTCGTCAACGAGAGCTTCGACCCCTATGGCGCGCCGGAGCGGCCGCGGGTGCGCACCACCGAGGACTATCTGGCCGAGGTCAAGGCGGGGAACGACGGGCTCAACTGA
- a CDS encoding biotin/lipoate--protein ligase family protein, producing the protein MALVTLRTPSTLDLPPGFRAVALRESGDAFAHACRTAGEEGAGTLVWVRRFDMAEFAVVLEPEEPLAEARKAVFMGMAATADAIASLCPPERSVGIAFPDTIRFDGGLVGGGRLGWPKRCGENEVPDWLVFSATVRVSFAGLMEPGKVPNATALDEEGFEGVGPAMLVEAFARFLMRFVDIWQNEGPDRILKDYMKRLDKDRPGDTLAISPAGDLVVTPATGGPGRTVPLLDGLKAVAWLDRDAGGPRL; encoded by the coding sequence ATGGCCCTCGTCACGCTGCGCACGCCCTCGACCCTCGACCTGCCGCCGGGCTTCCGGGCGGTGGCCTTGCGCGAATCCGGCGACGCTTTCGCCCATGCCTGCCGCACCGCGGGCGAGGAGGGCGCCGGCACGCTCGTCTGGGTGCGGCGTTTCGACATGGCCGAGTTCGCCGTCGTGCTGGAGCCGGAAGAGCCGCTCGCCGAGGCGCGCAAGGCCGTCTTCATGGGCATGGCCGCGACGGCGGACGCCATCGCCTCGCTCTGCCCGCCGGAGCGCAGCGTCGGCATCGCCTTCCCCGACACGATCCGCTTCGACGGTGGCCTTGTCGGCGGTGGCCGGCTCGGCTGGCCGAAGCGCTGCGGCGAGAACGAGGTTCCGGACTGGCTGGTCTTCTCCGCCACCGTCCGGGTGTCCTTCGCCGGGCTGATGGAGCCCGGAAAGGTGCCCAACGCCACCGCCCTCGACGAGGAGGGCTTCGAGGGTGTCGGCCCGGCCATGCTGGTGGAAGCCTTTGCCCGCTTCCTGATGCGCTTCGTCGACATCTGGCAGAACGAGGGACCCGACCGGATCCTCAAGGACTACATGAAGCGGCTCGACAAGGACCGGCCGGGCGACACGCTCGCTATCTCCCCCGCGGGGGACCTGGTCGTCACGCCGGCGACCGGCGGGCCCGGCCGTACCGTGCCGCTGCTCGACGGGCTCAAGGCCGTCGCCTGGCTCGACCGCGACGCCGGAGGGCCGCGCCTGTGA
- a CDS encoding DUF6505 family protein, giving the protein MMLRTIRLDPSDTFVFPLAAEPGEWAVTGSFLFWGRDVAALAGKERAAFRSGFVGVDSLGFSTLVVVQPIRPEERAAAVEALAAHLVDKLGAPSLDAARAAAKEEIAFAASLAEHDEGTLVALHRGEEGGEIREQYRVLQRRERNDSADSLHAHARAFTFHEEVDDVPEERVDLIDMMATRR; this is encoded by the coding sequence ATGATGCTGCGGACCATTCGCCTCGACCCCTCCGACACGTTCGTCTTCCCGCTCGCCGCGGAACCCGGTGAATGGGCCGTCACCGGCTCCTTCCTATTCTGGGGCCGCGATGTCGCGGCGCTTGCCGGCAAGGAGCGCGCCGCGTTCCGGTCAGGCTTCGTCGGCGTCGACTCGCTCGGCTTCTCGACACTGGTGGTCGTCCAGCCGATCCGGCCGGAGGAGCGCGCGGCGGCCGTCGAGGCGCTCGCCGCGCATCTCGTCGACAAGCTCGGCGCCCCCTCGCTCGATGCGGCCCGCGCCGCAGCCAAGGAGGAGATCGCCTTCGCCGCATCGCTCGCCGAGCACGACGAAGGCACGCTTGTCGCCCTCCATCGCGGCGAGGAGGGCGGGGAGATCCGCGAACAGTACCGCGTGCTGCAGCGGCGCGAGCGCAATGACAGCGCCGACAGCCTGCACGCCCATGCCCGCGCCTTCACCTTCCACGAGGAGGTGGACGATGTCCCGGAGGAACGGGTGGACCTGATCGACATGATGGCGACCCGCCGATGA
- a CDS encoding DUF6352 family protein, whose protein sequence is MTPATRTVKEFWVSSGHHMTRRTEGGGLAISDEMILAYLARPELVPPPEACAAERELHALLLAEPRRPVTTAMIAAIADEDARENWQFMIGFRDRLLAHASIEAAYLAIVRGGAKGIPPLFLNQLVHLILRNALDGCEDPFVLRAAELLFRAQKGSLKDSALLLADHELVEELEAERQSLMTTSPLAAMMGKDAAAELDVMTDETAESYWSRSDAFSMVLNLGGDPRSREALCRVLETWILHMLGIETTIAAVERVEDADWRWFVGLDAEATSIGNRLWRGEAVDPGEQSRICGLFRLDFADASRVDPKLAGKPVYLLMALTEDMVLRVKPQNLIAGLPLAGRLAA, encoded by the coding sequence ATGACCCCCGCGACGCGCACAGTGAAGGAATTCTGGGTGTCCTCGGGGCACCACATGACCCGCCGCACCGAGGGCGGCGGTCTGGCCATCAGCGACGAGATGATCCTCGCCTACCTGGCGCGGCCGGAACTGGTGCCGCCGCCGGAGGCCTGTGCCGCCGAGCGCGAGCTGCACGCGCTGCTGCTGGCCGAGCCGCGCCGCCCGGTGACAACGGCGATGATCGCGGCCATCGCCGACGAGGATGCCCGCGAGAACTGGCAGTTCATGATCGGCTTCCGCGACAGGTTGCTCGCCCATGCCAGCATCGAGGCGGCCTATCTCGCCATCGTTCGCGGGGGGGCCAAGGGCATCCCGCCCCTCTTCCTCAACCAGCTCGTCCATCTGATCCTGCGCAACGCCCTCGACGGCTGCGAGGACCCCTTCGTGCTGCGCGCAGCGGAACTCCTGTTCCGCGCCCAGAAGGGCAGCCTCAAGGACAGTGCGCTGCTGCTCGCCGACCACGAACTGGTCGAGGAGCTGGAGGCCGAGCGGCAGAGCCTCATGACGACCTCGCCGCTCGCCGCCATGATGGGCAAGGACGCCGCCGCCGAGCTCGACGTCATGACCGACGAGACGGCCGAGAGCTACTGGTCGCGCTCCGACGCCTTCAGCATGGTGCTCAACCTCGGCGGCGACCCGCGCTCCCGCGAGGCGCTGTGCCGGGTCCTCGAGACCTGGATCCTCCACATGCTGGGTATCGAGACCACCATCGCCGCGGTGGAGCGGGTGGAGGATGCGGACTGGCGCTGGTTCGTCGGCCTCGACGCCGAGGCGACCTCGATCGGCAACCGCCTGTGGCGCGGCGAGGCGGTGGACCCCGGCGAGCAGAGCCGCATCTGCGGCCTGTTCCGCCTCGACTTCGCCGATGCGAGCCGCGTCGATCCGAAGCTCGCGGGCAAGCCCGTCTATCTCCTCATGGCCCTGACCGAGGACATGGTCCTCAGGGTCAAGCCGCAGAACCTCATCGCCGGCCTGCCGCTGGCCGGCCGGCTCGCCGCCTGA
- a CDS encoding DUF3305 domain-containing protein, protein MPVRHLTVGIVAVKRKLSNPWVDFEWLPEAVLPGLPEVPPGTRIGAEGTVERWYLGPVELTLHSGETSHYRDNLASGRPSVWVALRESQEGGWGVAGATIDPYEGEAFVDVVTDKVEAVPMPHEVAVELQAFIDAHHVDQPFYKRKRDRKDPNAEPDFGIGHPALAERGKRS, encoded by the coding sequence ATGCCCGTTCGCCACCTGACCGTCGGCATCGTCGCCGTGAAGCGCAAGCTCAGCAATCCCTGGGTCGATTTCGAATGGCTGCCCGAAGCGGTGCTGCCCGGTCTGCCGGAGGTGCCGCCGGGCACCCGGATCGGCGCGGAGGGCACCGTCGAGCGCTGGTATCTCGGACCGGTGGAGCTGACCCTCCATTCCGGCGAGACCTCGCACTATCGCGACAACCTGGCCTCGGGGCGTCCCTCGGTCTGGGTGGCCCTGCGCGAGTCGCAGGAGGGCGGCTGGGGCGTCGCGGGGGCCACCATCGACCCTTATGAAGGCGAGGCCTTCGTCGACGTGGTCACCGACAAGGTCGAGGCCGTGCCCATGCCGCATGAGGTTGCGGTGGAGCTGCAGGCCTTCATCGACGCCCATCATGTCGACCAGCCCTTCTACAAGCGCAAGCGCGACCGCAAGGATCCCAATGCCGAGCCCGATTTCGGCATCGGCCATCCGGCGCTGGCGGAGCGGGGGAAGCGGTCGTGA
- a CDS encoding DUF3306 domain-containing protein codes for MRRAVPPPQGEGFLSRWSRLKREPEPAPAPVEPTPPAAAEPALPEGKTLEDLIAELPKVEDLVPGQSVSAFMQPWVPTPLRNAALQRMWLLDPAIRDYVSPALDYAYDYNTPGAAPGFGPIETTKDMIREVADLFDRALARSEAGNNPQSAHDIVSQAEAPADAAPQHARQAAAEPEETESRNSPEEPAESTSAAAAPVAAPHKSSGFDKDLAPPKRRNGGALPA; via the coding sequence GTGAGGCGCGCCGTCCCGCCGCCGCAGGGCGAAGGCTTCCTCTCCCGCTGGTCGCGGCTGAAGCGCGAGCCCGAACCCGCGCCCGCCCCCGTCGAACCAACGCCGCCGGCCGCCGCCGAGCCGGCGCTGCCCGAGGGCAAGACGCTCGAGGACCTGATCGCCGAATTGCCGAAGGTCGAGGACCTCGTCCCGGGCCAGAGCGTCTCCGCCTTCATGCAGCCCTGGGTGCCGACGCCGCTGCGCAACGCCGCGCTCCAGCGGATGTGGCTGCTGGACCCGGCCATCCGCGACTATGTCAGCCCGGCGCTCGACTACGCCTATGACTACAACACGCCGGGGGCCGCGCCGGGATTCGGGCCGATCGAGACGACCAAGGACATGATCCGCGAAGTGGCGGACCTGTTCGACCGTGCCCTGGCGCGGTCGGAGGCCGGCAATAATCCACAATCCGCTCACGACATAGTGTCGCAAGCCGAGGCGCCCGCGGATGCTGCGCCGCAGCATGCTCGCCAGGCCGCCGCCGAGCCGGAGGAGACGGAAAGCCGCAATTCCCCTGAGGAACCTGCCGAGTCCACCTCCGCCGCGGCAGCCCCTGTTGCTGCGCCGCACAAAAGTTCAGGCTTTGATAAGGATTTAGCGCCGCCGAAGCGGCGCAATGGCGGAGCTTTGCCCGCCTGA
- a CDS encoding Cro/CI family transcriptional regulator, producing MRERGLEEAIKAVGGVGALARALGISQPSVSSWNRVPPERVIAVEKVSGIGRHILRPDLYPEARSAIAVAMDAAQAKAAADEIDEMDQLRAAEYGMLALLLFKVPTAEVLKQVGELKGDASPLGMAHLALAQAARDTSVEAVNREFFDLFVGVGRGELLPYASYYLTGFLHERPLAAVRQSYVDHGILRSDDTREPEDHIALLCDVMANMALRSIGEGYETEKAFFEAHLKPWAGRFFADLEAMRTRPFYAAVGAVGRLFVTIEEEAFSFDA from the coding sequence GTGCGTGAACGGGGACTGGAAGAGGCCATCAAAGCGGTGGGCGGCGTCGGTGCGCTTGCCCGTGCTCTCGGTATTTCCCAGCCGTCGGTGTCCAGCTGGAACCGCGTGCCGCCCGAGCGCGTGATCGCCGTCGAGAAGGTCTCCGGCATCGGCCGCCACATCCTCCGCCCCGACCTCTATCCGGAAGCCCGCTCCGCCATCGCCGTCGCCATGGACGCCGCGCAGGCGAAAGCTGCTGCGGACGAGATCGACGAGATGGATCAGCTGAGGGCCGCCGAGTACGGCATGCTGGCGCTGCTGCTGTTCAAGGTTCCCACCGCCGAGGTTCTGAAGCAGGTCGGCGAACTCAAGGGTGACGCCTCGCCGCTCGGCATGGCGCATCTGGCCCTGGCCCAGGCGGCCCGCGACACCTCCGTCGAGGCGGTGAACCGCGAGTTCTTCGACCTCTTCGTCGGCGTCGGCCGCGGCGAGCTGCTGCCCTATGCCTCCTATTACCTGACGGGCTTCCTGCATGAGCGGCCGCTGGCCGCCGTGCGGCAGTCCTATGTCGATCACGGCATCCTGCGTTCGGACGATACGCGCGAGCCGGAAGACCACATCGCCCTGCTGTGTGACGTCATGGCCAACATGGCCCTGCGCTCCATCGGCGAGGGATACGAGACGGAGAAGGCCTTCTTCGAGGCGCATCTGAAGCCTTGGGCAGGACGATTCTTCGCTGATCTCGAAGCCATGCGGACCCGCCCGTTCTACGCCGCCGTCGGCGCGGTCGGACGGCTGTTCGTGACCATTGAGGAAGAGGCTTTCTCCTTCGACGCCTGA
- a CDS encoding formate dehydrogenase, translating into MSTKDQANALVTARRDFLKAMAGTSAAAAAVVVGADAAEAQTATRENRNERTKARYQANSAHVQAFYRTNRY; encoded by the coding sequence ATGTCGACGAAAGACCAAGCGAACGCACTCGTGACGGCCCGCCGAGACTTCCTGAAAGCCATGGCCGGCACCTCCGCCGCAGCGGCTGCCGTCGTCGTCGGCGCCGATGCCGCCGAGGCCCAGACCGCCACCCGCGAGAACCGGAACGAGCGCACGAAGGCCCGCTATCAGGCCAATTCGGCGCACGTCCAGGCCTTCTACCGCACCAATCGCTACTGA